From one Chryseobacterium sp. 3008163 genomic stretch:
- a CDS encoding GLPGLI family protein, translating into MKLTYFLLFLMIGFTNAQTHRFFYELKFKQDSTQAEQLKSFMVLDINPDGSKYYDNVFLEKDSINKANNDKNTNWTKHIPVTRKKNSNENLNFSAIDFQIYSYITEDLIKWNLSNETKQLAGFSVQKATTNFGGRKWTAWFTKEIPFSEGPYKFKGLPGLIVSIEDSQKQYSFNLIKSKKLAETYDTSNFLEVRYGRKPILITEKIFLKKAMEFYNDPMHEDRENLRNGSSESIDIDGKRYTKASELVPLIKDEQNYIRKYNNPIERNKAIKYPVK; encoded by the coding sequence ATGAAACTCACCTATTTCCTGCTATTTTTAATGATTGGTTTTACCAACGCACAAACTCACCGTTTCTTTTATGAACTAAAATTCAAACAAGACTCCACGCAAGCCGAACAGCTTAAAAGTTTTATGGTTTTAGACATAAATCCTGATGGCAGCAAATATTATGACAATGTTTTTCTAGAAAAAGATTCAATCAACAAAGCAAACAATGATAAAAATACAAATTGGACAAAACATATTCCTGTAACAAGAAAGAAAAACTCTAATGAAAATCTCAACTTCAGTGCAATTGATTTTCAAATCTACAGCTATATTACCGAAGATTTAATTAAATGGAATTTATCTAACGAAACTAAACAACTTGCGGGATTTTCCGTACAAAAAGCAACAACCAATTTTGGCGGCAGAAAATGGACAGCATGGTTTACCAAAGAAATTCCTTTTTCAGAAGGCCCTTATAAATTTAAAGGATTACCTGGTTTAATTGTTTCAATCGAAGACAGTCAGAAACAATACAGCTTCAATTTGATTAAAAGCAAAAAATTAGCTGAAACTTACGATACATCAAATTTTTTGGAAGTAAGATACGGACGAAAACCAATTCTTATAACAGAAAAAATATTTCTTAAAAAAGCAATGGAGTTCTACAATGATCCTATGCATGAGGACAGAGAAAATTTGCGAAACGGCTCTTCAGAAAGTATCGATATTGATGGTAAAAGATATACAAAAGCCAGCGAACTTGTACCGTTGATCAAAGATGAGCAAAATTATATCAGAAAATACAACAATCCGATTGAAAGAAATAAAGCAATAAAATATCCTGTGAAATGA
- a CDS encoding S46 family peptidase codes for MIKRTILIASAFFSFSWVMAQQYGGMWIPTELNEKEMKDLGMKISAKDIFNTQKPSIKDAVVQFNGGCTAEIISPKGLLLTNHHCGYGQIQAHSTVDNDLLSNGFWAKNMGTELPNPGVTVDFILDIKEVTTQILEDTDNLQEPELSKKIATNIEIYKNSQKTEPYQSISVKSMYYGNKFYAYVIETYKDVRLVGAPPQSIGKFGSDTDNWVWPRHTGDFSMFRIYADKNNKPAEYSKDNVPYVPKHYLPVSIKDKAENDFTFVFGFPGRTTEYLPAIAVEKIMTEIDPARIAVRDVALKTLDEKMRADDATRIKYASKFASVANYWKKWIGEVEGLKKSNAVQKKVMYEGSLVSKNPQIKTTLDELNNSYKDQAPYALNNAYYTEVIRNAETLKLASDYYSYINSVEAGRMDEKELSKLKSKLTSFYKDYSAELDAKVTAKLLALYANKTASQFLPAGFDKYKNETQNITNIEEISKNSIITGRAAVNGASLNVDIDKAFSNPDKLIKTLKKDPIYQLFLSIRDTYMKTADPQFTSLQAKIDGLQKKYMAQQMSTDKDRKFFPDANSTLRVTYGKVKGSTPKDAVTYDYQTHLAGVMEKYVPGDYEFDVPKKLIDLYDKKDFGNYKDKTGDVPVGFTATNHTTGGNSGSPALDAQGNLVGLNFDRQWEGTMSDINYDPRFSRNIMVDTKYILFIVDKFADSKWLIDEMKIVK; via the coding sequence ATGATAAAACGTACTATTTTGATTGCTTCGGCGTTCTTCAGTTTTTCTTGGGTAATGGCCCAGCAATACGGCGGAATGTGGATTCCCACTGAGTTGAATGAAAAGGAGATGAAAGATTTGGGAATGAAAATCTCTGCCAAAGATATCTTCAACACTCAAAAACCAAGTATAAAAGACGCCGTGGTACAATTTAACGGAGGTTGTACGGCTGAAATTATTTCGCCAAAAGGTTTACTTCTTACCAATCACCACTGTGGATACGGACAAATTCAGGCACATTCAACGGTTGACAATGACCTTTTGTCTAACGGATTTTGGGCTAAAAATATGGGAACTGAATTACCTAATCCCGGAGTTACCGTTGATTTTATCTTAGATATCAAAGAAGTTACGACTCAGATTTTAGAAGACACAGACAATCTTCAGGAGCCTGAACTTTCAAAAAAAATCGCCACAAATATTGAGATTTATAAAAATTCTCAAAAAACAGAACCCTATCAGTCGATTTCTGTAAAATCGATGTATTATGGAAATAAATTTTACGCTTATGTGATTGAAACCTACAAAGACGTTCGTTTGGTAGGAGCACCGCCACAAAGCATCGGTAAATTCGGAAGTGATACTGACAACTGGGTTTGGCCAAGACATACCGGAGATTTCTCCATGTTCAGAATTTATGCTGACAAAAACAATAAACCTGCTGAGTATTCTAAAGATAACGTTCCTTACGTTCCGAAACATTATTTACCTGTTTCTATAAAAGATAAAGCTGAAAATGATTTCACATTTGTATTTGGTTTCCCAGGCAGAACAACAGAATATCTTCCTGCGATTGCTGTTGAGAAAATCATGACTGAGATTGACCCTGCGAGAATTGCTGTACGTGACGTTGCTTTGAAAACTTTAGACGAAAAAATGCGTGCTGATGATGCTACACGTATTAAATATGCTTCAAAATTTGCTTCCGTTGCCAACTATTGGAAAAAATGGATCGGTGAAGTAGAAGGTTTGAAAAAATCAAATGCCGTTCAGAAAAAAGTAATGTACGAAGGTTCTCTGGTTTCTAAAAACCCGCAAATAAAAACCACCCTAGACGAGCTTAATAATTCATATAAAGATCAAGCGCCTTACGCTTTAAACAATGCATATTATACTGAAGTTATAAGAAACGCTGAAACATTAAAGCTTGCAAGCGACTACTACAGCTACATTAATTCTGTTGAAGCAGGAAGAATGGATGAGAAAGAGCTTAGCAAACTAAAGAGCAAATTAACTTCATTCTACAAAGACTACAGCGCAGAACTGGATGCAAAAGTTACCGCAAAACTTTTGGCTTTATATGCCAACAAAACTGCATCACAATTTTTACCGGCTGGTTTTGACAAGTATAAAAATGAAACTCAAAATATCACCAATATTGAAGAAATATCAAAAAACTCCATCATTACAGGAAGAGCTGCAGTCAACGGAGCTTCTTTGAATGTTGATATTGATAAAGCTTTTTCTAATCCGGATAAATTGATTAAAACTTTAAAGAAAGATCCTATTTATCAACTTTTCTTAAGCATCAGAGATACTTATATGAAAACTGCTGACCCACAATTCACTTCTTTGCAGGCAAAAATTGATGGATTGCAGAAGAAATATATGGCACAGCAAATGTCGACAGATAAAGACAGAAAATTCTTCCCGGATGCCAACTCTACCCTTCGTGTAACGTATGGAAAAGTAAAAGGATCGACACCGAAAGATGCCGTAACTTACGATTACCAGACGCATTTGGCAGGTGTCATGGAAAAATATGTTCCCGGAGATTACGAATTTGATGTTCCGAAAAAACTGATTGATCTATACGACAAAAAAGATTTTGGAAACTACAAAGATAAAACAGGAGATGTTCCTGTAGGATTTACGGCAACCAACCATACAACAGGTGGGAACTCTGGAAGTCCGGCATTAGATGCGCAGGGAAATCTTGTAGGACTGAACTTCGACAGACAATGGGAAGGTACAATGAGCGACATCAACTACGACCCACGTTTCAGCAGAAACATCATGGTTGACACAAAATACATTCTTTTCATCGTTGATAAATTTGCCGATTCTAAATGGCTGATTGACGAGATGAAAATTGTGAAGTAA
- a CDS encoding M16 family metallopeptidase — protein MNLDMIDRRYKETIHTDNNNYEYITVNHDENKVRIYTLKNGLKVFLAQNFDAPRIQTYIPVRTGSNNDPSDNTGLAHYLEHMMFKGTSKIGTQNWEKEKVLLDQISDLYEQHKAEQNPEKKKEIYKKIDEVSQEASQFAIANEYDKIISSLGASGTNAHTWFDETVYKNNIPNNELEKWLKVEKERFSELVLRLFHTELESVYEEFNRAQDNDSRLVNDSLMEALFPTHPNGQQTTLGKPEHLKNPSMKAIHKYFDEYYVPNNYAMVLVGDLDFEETVKLVDKYFGSIPYKELPKKEAITEQLITEIVERTVYSPTTPRVQLAWRTDSYGSKEAMLADVVANILSNRGEAGLLDLHINQTQKMLWAQAYSLGLKNYGFFSIVAVPKENQTLLEAREMVLEQIELVKKGDFPDWMLPAIINDFKLQRMKALETAGGLANNLYDTYIKGRTWEQELNEMDEYAEISRGEVISFANDFFKDNYVVVNKEKGVNDKLLRVDNPGITAIKINRDAQSEFLKKIINEKTEDIQPEFIDYQKEITTDVVKDKKISFVKNKYNEIAQVHFIFPFGSDNDRELGISTQILQYLGTEKFSPEDLKKEFFKIGITNDFKTTSDQLHISLSGLEENMKEGIELLQHWMKNVQPDQEIYNQFVETILENREAGKKDKNRIMTALTNYTKLGKGSRFLDFLSKDELENTRVEDFTERIKSLFKFQYQIFFYGKDFEKFKQEIEGFIEIQSRSIPDPKKYPEPETVGNVYFTNYDMVQMEMSKIGKGHHVNTENFGKINVFNEYFGRGLSSIVFQEIRESKSLAYSAYVSYSPNAEIGHSDYITTYVGTQPDKLQIAVDTMTELMDELPEVTTQFENAKNAALKQIASTRITRTNIFFNTLKLQKLGITHDFRKDIYSQIESLNFDEIKQFYQTAIKPVQFNTAIIGKKENLNLEAVEQMGSFNEVNLEEIFGY, from the coding sequence ATGAATTTAGATATGATTGACAGAAGATATAAGGAAACGATTCATACCGACAACAATAATTACGAATACATCACCGTCAACCACGACGAAAATAAAGTCAGAATTTACACCCTAAAAAACGGATTGAAAGTTTTTTTGGCTCAAAATTTTGATGCCCCAAGGATTCAGACCTACATTCCTGTGAGAACAGGGAGTAATAATGATCCTTCTGATAATACAGGTTTGGCGCATTATCTAGAACATATGATGTTCAAAGGAACATCAAAAATCGGAACGCAAAACTGGGAGAAAGAAAAAGTTTTGCTCGATCAGATTTCAGATTTATACGAACAACATAAAGCCGAGCAAAATCCTGAAAAGAAGAAAGAGATTTATAAAAAAATAGACGAAGTTTCTCAGGAAGCAAGTCAGTTTGCAATCGCCAATGAATATGATAAAATCATTTCATCTCTCGGAGCGAGCGGAACGAATGCCCACACATGGTTTGATGAAACAGTCTACAAAAACAATATTCCCAATAATGAACTTGAAAAATGGTTGAAAGTTGAAAAAGAACGATTTTCAGAATTGGTCCTCAGACTTTTTCATACTGAGTTAGAATCTGTTTATGAAGAATTCAACCGAGCGCAGGATAACGATTCTCGTTTGGTGAATGATTCTTTGATGGAAGCTCTTTTCCCAACACATCCGAACGGTCAGCAAACGACTTTAGGGAAACCTGAACATCTGAAAAATCCCTCCATGAAGGCAATTCATAAATATTTTGATGAATATTATGTTCCCAATAATTATGCAATGGTTTTAGTGGGTGATTTAGATTTTGAGGAAACCGTGAAGCTTGTCGATAAATATTTTGGCTCAATTCCTTATAAAGAATTGCCAAAAAAAGAAGCTATTACTGAACAACTAATAACTGAAATTGTTGAAAGAACAGTCTACAGTCCGACAACGCCAAGAGTACAGTTGGCGTGGAGAACCGATAGCTATGGTTCAAAAGAAGCAATGCTGGCTGATGTTGTTGCTAACATTCTGAGCAATAGAGGAGAAGCCGGTTTGCTGGATTTACATATCAATCAGACTCAAAAAATGCTTTGGGCACAGGCGTATTCTTTAGGTTTGAAAAATTACGGTTTCTTTTCGATAGTTGCCGTTCCGAAAGAAAATCAGACCTTACTGGAAGCAAGGGAAATGGTTCTCGAGCAGATCGAGCTGGTGAAAAAAGGAGACTTCCCAGATTGGATGCTTCCTGCTATCATCAACGATTTTAAACTTCAGAGAATGAAAGCTCTCGAAACTGCCGGAGGTTTAGCCAATAATCTTTACGACACCTACATTAAAGGCAGAACCTGGGAACAGGAGTTGAATGAGATGGATGAATATGCTGAAATCTCCAGAGGAGAAGTGATTTCTTTTGCGAATGATTTCTTTAAAGATAATTATGTGGTCGTGAACAAAGAGAAAGGAGTAAATGACAAACTGTTGAGAGTTGACAATCCCGGAATTACTGCCATTAAAATCAACCGTGACGCTCAATCTGAATTTTTAAAGAAAATCATTAATGAAAAAACTGAAGATATTCAGCCTGAATTTATTGATTATCAGAAAGAAATAACGACGGATGTTGTTAAAGATAAAAAAATAAGTTTCGTTAAAAATAAATACAACGAAATTGCTCAGGTACATTTTATTTTCCCATTTGGAAGTGATAATGACCGTGAACTGGGAATTTCTACCCAAATTTTACAATATCTTGGAACAGAAAAATTCTCGCCCGAAGATTTGAAAAAAGAATTCTTTAAAATAGGAATCACCAATGATTTTAAAACCACTTCAGACCAGCTTCATATTTCGCTCAGCGGATTAGAGGAAAACATGAAGGAAGGAATTGAATTGCTTCAACACTGGATGAAAAATGTACAGCCTGATCAGGAAATTTATAATCAGTTTGTAGAAACGATTCTGGAAAACCGTGAAGCAGGAAAGAAAGATAAAAACCGCATCATGACGGCTTTGACGAACTACACAAAGCTGGGTAAAGGTTCAAGATTTTTAGATTTTCTTTCGAAAGATGAACTTGAAAATACAAGAGTAGAGGATTTTACAGAGCGTATTAAAAGTTTATTTAAATTCCAGTATCAAATCTTTTTTTATGGGAAGGATTTTGAGAAATTTAAGCAGGAAATAGAAGGTTTTATTGAAATCCAGAGCCGAAGCATCCCTGATCCAAAGAAGTATCCTGAGCCGGAAACGGTAGGAAATGTCTATTTCACCAATTACGATATGGTGCAGATGGAGATGAGTAAAATAGGGAAGGGACATCATGTGAACACGGAAAATTTTGGTAAAATCAATGTTTTTAATGAATATTTTGGGCGTGGTTTGTCATCAATCGTTTTTCAAGAGATTCGTGAGAGTAAGAGTTTGGCGTATTCAGCGTATGTTTCCTATTCTCCGAATGCAGAAATTGGTCATTCCGATTACATTACAACGTATGTCGGAACACAGCCAGACAAACTGCAGATTGCCGTCGATACAATGACCGAACTGATGGATGAACTTCCGGAAGTAACCACTCAGTTTGAAAATGCAAAAAATGCCGCATTGAAGCAGATCGCCTCAACAAGAATTACAAGAACCAATATATTTTTCAATACATTAAAACTACAGAAACTAGGGATTACTCACGATTTCAGAAAAGATATTTACAGTCAGATTGAAAGCTTGAATTTTGACGAAATTAAGCAGTTTTATCAGACCGCTATCAAGCCTGTACAGTTTAATACAGCCATTATAGGGAAAAAAGAAAACCTGAATTTGGAAGCTGTGGAACAAATGGGAAGTTTTAACGAAGTTAATTTGGAAGAGATTTTTGGGTATTAA
- a CDS encoding YdeI/OmpD-associated family protein, protein MTASFFPSQQDFRKWLEENHKTKTELLVGFYKVGTKKLSMTWSESVDQALCFGWIDGVRKSIDEESYSIRFTPRKPTSIWSTINIKKMEELTKAGLMKPAGVDAFKLRKENKSGIYSHENENVKFSKEYENLFKTNQKAWEFFEKQAPSYKKVMTHWIMSAKQQKTQLSRLEKTILESEMGKRVS, encoded by the coding sequence ATGACAGCAAGCTTTTTCCCCTCCCAACAAGACTTCCGCAAATGGCTGGAAGAAAATCACAAGACAAAAACAGAGCTATTAGTGGGTTTTTATAAAGTCGGAACGAAAAAACTTTCTATGACATGGTCTGAGTCTGTAGATCAGGCTTTATGCTTTGGCTGGATTGATGGTGTGAGGAAATCAATTGATGAAGAAAGCTACAGCATTCGGTTTACCCCAAGAAAACCGACGAGCATCTGGAGTACCATCAATATTAAAAAAATGGAAGAATTGACCAAAGCAGGTCTTATGAAACCAGCAGGCGTTGATGCATTTAAGCTTAGAAAAGAAAATAAATCCGGGATCTATTCTCACGAAAATGAAAATGTGAAATTTTCTAAAGAATATGAAAACCTATTTAAAACCAATCAAAAAGCCTGGGAATTTTTCGAAAAGCAAGCACCATCTTATAAAAAGGTCATGACGCATTGGATTATGAGTGCTAAACAACAAAAAACACAACTTTCACGTTTAGAAAAAACAATTTTGGAGAGTGAAATGGGAAAAAGAGTTTCTTAG
- a CDS encoding Crp/Fnr family transcriptional regulator, with the protein MENLLHFYVNRLGISLEEAKRQTVKFEKIEIPKKTIILNSGETENYLYFIVEGIVRFFMHKTHPTEPPKEITFSFIAKNMFYSAYDSFITRNPCEYNVQALQNTVVYRIHHLDVHDLYENTKIGNYIGRISAEQLYLKKAQREISLVSHNAEERYLNLLKSYPEYILQIPLKYIASYLGITPQALSRIRRYIS; encoded by the coding sequence ATGGAAAATTTATTGCATTTTTACGTTAACCGATTAGGAATTTCTTTGGAAGAGGCGAAGCGTCAGACAGTCAAATTTGAGAAGATCGAAATTCCTAAAAAAACAATCATATTAAACTCAGGAGAGACAGAAAATTACCTTTATTTTATTGTTGAAGGGATTGTGCGTTTTTTCATGCACAAAACCCATCCTACAGAGCCACCTAAAGAGATTACTTTTTCGTTTATTGCTAAAAATATGTTTTACAGTGCATATGATTCTTTCATTACTAGAAATCCCTGCGAATACAATGTTCAGGCATTACAAAACACTGTTGTTTACAGAATTCACCACCTGGATGTGCACGATTTGTACGAAAACACCAAAATTGGTAATTATATAGGAAGAATTTCCGCAGAACAGCTTTATTTAAAAAAAGCACAGCGGGAGATTTCATTGGTATCGCATAATGCAGAAGAAAGATATCTGAATTTGCTTAAGTCCTACCCGGAATATATCCTTCAGATTCCGTTGAAATATATTGCCTCATATCTGGGAATTACCCCGCAGGCGCTAAGCCGTATCAGAAGGTACATTTCTTAA